A genomic region of Barnesiella viscericola DSM 18177 contains the following coding sequences:
- a CDS encoding dihydroorotate dehydrogenase, translated as MADLNVNIGVLSLKNPVMTASGTFGYGEEFADFIDLSRLGGIIVKGTTLHHREGNPYPRMAETPSGMLNAVGLQNKGVDYFIEHIYPRIKEIDTYFLVNVSGASVEDYVATAEKIAALDRIPAIELNISCPNVKEGGMAFGTSCQSAASVVRAVRAAYPKTLIVKLSPNVTDITEIARAVEAEGADAVSLINTLLGMAIDAQRRRPVLSTVTGGLSGACVKPIALRMVWQTYHAVKIPIVGLGGIMNATDAIEFLLAGASAIEVGTANFIDPQISEKIVDGINEYLEKNHIASVKELIGGLML; from the coding sequence ATGGCAGATTTAAACGTTAACATAGGCGTATTGTCCCTGAAAAACCCGGTCATGACCGCCTCCGGGACTTTTGGTTATGGCGAAGAGTTCGCCGACTTTATCGACTTGTCGCGTCTGGGCGGTATTATTGTCAAAGGTACCACCCTGCATCATCGGGAGGGTAACCCGTATCCCCGCATGGCTGAAACTCCGTCGGGAATGTTGAATGCCGTGGGGTTGCAGAACAAGGGTGTCGACTATTTTATCGAGCATATATATCCCCGCATCAAAGAGATAGATACCTATTTTCTGGTAAATGTATCGGGGGCTTCGGTCGAAGATTATGTGGCTACGGCCGAGAAAATTGCGGCATTGGATCGAATCCCGGCTATCGAGCTGAATATATCGTGTCCTAACGTAAAGGAAGGGGGTATGGCCTTTGGTACCTCGTGTCAGAGCGCAGCTTCCGTGGTGCGTGCCGTTCGTGCCGCATACCCCAAAACGTTGATTGTAAAACTGTCGCCCAATGTGACCGATATTACCGAAATTGCCCGGGCTGTCGAAGCCGAAGGAGCCGATGCCGTGTCGCTGATCAACACGCTGCTGGGTATGGCCATCGATGCACAACGACGTCGGCCGGTGTTGTCGACCGTCACCGGTGGACTGTCGGGAGCTTGTGTCAAGCCCATAGCCCTGCGCATGGTATGGCAAACCTACCACGCCGTAAAGATTCCTATTGTGGGATTAGGAGGCATCATGAATGCAACCGATGCCATCGAATTTCTGTTGGCAGGCGCCTCGGCCATCGAGGTCGGTACGGCCAACTTCATCGACCCGCAAATTTCGGAGAAAATCGTGGACGGAATCAACGAATACCTCGAAAAAAATCACATTGCATCGGTAAAAGAACTGATTGGCGGACTTATGTTGTAA
- the htpG gene encoding molecular chaperone HtpG, translating to MQKGTIGVTTDNIFPVIKKFLYSDHEIFLRELVSNAVDATQKLKTLASFGDFKGELGSTNVSVSIDKNAGTLTISDHGIGMTAEEIDKYINQIAFSGAEEFLEKYKNDANAIIGHFGLGFYSSFMVSKKVEIRTLSYKEGAQAVMWSCDGSPAYEMTDIEKSERGTDIVLYIDDENKEFLEPQRIETLLKKYCRFLPVPVVFGKEQEWKDGKYVDTDKDKIINDMEPAWTRKPTDLSDEDYKKFYADLYPGIDEPLFWIHLNIDYPFKLTGILYFPKIKNNIDINRYKIQLYCNQVFVTDSVEGIVPDFLMLLQGVIDSPDIPLNVSRSYLQSDSNVKKISGYITKKVAERLQEIFNSDRKQFEEKWDDLKIFIEYGMLSDEKFYERAQKFVLLKDTEEKYYTLDEYKKLIEGNQTDKDGQLIYLYANDKEAQYSYIETATAKGYDVLLMNGQLDPHFIGMLEQKLGKCRFVRVDSDLIDRLIQKKDNQASAALNEQQRDIMTTVFKSQIPTIEKSDFLVMFEPVGATAQPIVITQNEFMRRMKDMAAIQPGMAIYGELPDSYNLIVNTEHPLTQRIIADTESSCKEQLTPILDELNTVNAEITRLQEAKKDKKDEEIPVADKEALKSAEEKAKELRSKESDVLKTYADKNPLVRQLVDLALLSNNMLKGEALNNFIKRSVDIL from the coding sequence ATGCAAAAAGGAACAATTGGGGTTACGACCGATAACATCTTCCCCGTTATCAAAAAGTTTTTGTATAGTGACCACGAGATATTTTTGAGAGAGTTGGTTTCCAACGCCGTCGATGCCACTCAGAAATTGAAGACTTTGGCCTCTTTTGGCGATTTCAAAGGTGAGTTGGGTTCGACCAACGTATCGGTTTCCATCGACAAGAATGCCGGAACGTTGACCATCTCGGATCACGGTATAGGTATGACTGCCGAGGAGATTGACAAATACATCAATCAGATAGCCTTTTCGGGAGCCGAAGAGTTTTTGGAGAAATACAAGAACGACGCCAATGCCATCATCGGCCACTTCGGACTGGGATTCTACTCCTCCTTCATGGTATCGAAGAAGGTCGAGATTCGCACCCTCTCCTACAAGGAAGGGGCTCAGGCCGTGATGTGGAGTTGCGACGGTTCGCCCGCCTACGAGATGACCGACATCGAGAAGAGCGAGCGGGGTACCGACATCGTTCTGTATATCGACGACGAGAACAAGGAATTCCTCGAACCGCAACGTATTGAAACGCTGTTGAAGAAGTATTGCCGCTTCTTGCCCGTTCCGGTAGTGTTCGGTAAGGAGCAAGAGTGGAAGGACGGTAAATACGTCGACACCGACAAGGATAAAATAATCAACGACATGGAGCCGGCCTGGACGCGCAAACCGACCGATTTGAGCGACGAGGATTACAAGAAATTCTATGCCGACCTCTATCCAGGTATCGATGAACCGCTCTTCTGGATTCACCTCAATATCGATTACCCCTTCAAACTGACCGGTATTCTCTATTTCCCGAAAATCAAGAACAACATCGATATCAACCGATACAAGATTCAACTGTACTGCAACCAGGTGTTTGTAACCGATTCGGTCGAGGGTATTGTGCCCGATTTCCTGATGTTGCTGCAAGGCGTAATCGATTCGCCCGACATTCCGTTGAACGTATCGCGTTCGTACCTGCAAAGCGACTCGAACGTGAAGAAAATCTCGGGCTACATTACCAAGAAAGTAGCCGAGCGTCTGCAAGAGATTTTCAACAGCGACCGCAAGCAGTTTGAAGAGAAATGGGACGACCTGAAGATTTTTATCGAATATGGTATGCTCTCGGACGAGAAATTCTACGAACGGGCTCAAAAATTTGTCCTGCTCAAAGATACCGAAGAGAAATATTACACGCTCGACGAGTACAAGAAACTGATCGAGGGCAATCAGACCGATAAAGACGGACAGCTCATCTACTTGTATGCCAACGATAAGGAGGCTCAATACAGCTACATCGAGACGGCTACGGCCAAGGGTTACGACGTATTGCTGATGAACGGCCAGTTAGACCCCCACTTCATCGGCATGCTGGAGCAGAAATTGGGTAAATGCCGTTTCGTACGGGTCGACAGCGACTTGATAGACCGGCTTATTCAGAAGAAAGACAACCAGGCTTCAGCTGCGCTCAACGAGCAACAGCGCGACATCATGACCACGGTATTCAAATCGCAGATTCCGACTATCGAGAAGAGCGATTTCTTGGTCATGTTCGAACCGGTAGGTGCTACTGCACAACCCATTGTGATTACGCAGAATGAGTTCATGCGCCGTATGAAAGACATGGCTGCCATACAACCGGGTATGGCTATCTATGGCGAACTGCCCGACAGCTACAACCTCATTGTCAACACCGAGCACCCCTTAACACAACGGATTATTGCCGATACCGAAAGTTCGTGCAAGGAGCAGTTGACCCCGATACTCGACGAGCTGAATACGGTCAATGCCGAAATAACCCGTCTGCAAGAGGCCAAGAAAGACAAGAAGGACGAGGAGATTCCCGTGGCCGACAAAGAGGCATTGAAGAGCGCCGAAGAGAAGGCCAAGGAGTTGCGGTCGAAGGAGTCGGACGTCTTGAAGACCTACGCCGACAAGAATCCGTTGGTACGTCAGTTGGTCGACTTGGCTTTGCTCTCCAACAACATGTTGAAGGGAGAGGCTTTGAACAACTTTATCAAGCGTTCGGTCGATATTCTGTAA
- a CDS encoding ATP-dependent Clp protease ATP-binding subunit yields MERNFSQHVKEILGYSREEAERLQNSNIVPEHLLLGIIRDGSNRAVDALVGLGASLRTIKSSLENELSASNNHMEQSSELTISKSTDRVLKMSMLEARFMKSQETDTEHLLLAILKESDSPAAQILHTNDITYDEVSAFLKGNGDTPREESAQRPSPRDMGAGFTDDDDDELEDERNYRREQQGGSGSSTSTQRSGNDTPVLDNFGTDMTKAAEEGRLDPVVGRDNEIERLAQVLSRRKKNNPVLIGEPGVGKSAIVEGLALRIVQRKVSRVLFDKRLISLDMASIVAGTKYRGQFEERIKAILNELSKNPNIILFIDEIHTIVGAGGATGSLDAANMLKPALSRGEIQCIGATTLDEYRKNIEKDGALERRFQKIMVEPTTPEETLQILKNIKGRYEDHHNVTYTDDALVACVKLTDRYISDRNFPDKAIDALDEAGARVHVSNITVPKEIESLEAQIETCREDKINAVKSQNYELAASFRDKEKELQRTLETAKDNWEKQMEQHREIVDEEKVAEVVAMMTGVPVQRIAQAEGNKLLAMAGELKREIIGQDEAVDKVVKAIQRNRVGLKDPDKPIGTFMFLGPTGVGKTHLAKKLAEYLFDSKDALIRIDMSEYMEKFTVSRLVGAPPGYVGYEEGGQLTEKVRRKPYSVVLLDEIEKAHPDVFNLLLQVLDEGRLTDSLGRKIDFKNTILIMTSNIGTRQLKDFGQGVGFSTNTVSEKDYSRGVIQKALNRAFSPEFLNRIDDIIMFDQLDKKAIFQIIDLELSGFYKRVETLGYHLEITDAAKNFIAEKGYDVQFGARPLKRAIQKYLEDELAEMIIRATVQEGDTIRVDFDEENHKIVSSIIDSKKES; encoded by the coding sequence ATGGAAAGAAACTTTTCACAACATGTTAAGGAGATTCTCGGTTACAGCCGGGAAGAAGCCGAACGCCTTCAAAATTCCAACATCGTTCCCGAGCACCTGCTGCTGGGGATTATACGCGATGGCTCCAACCGTGCTGTCGACGCATTGGTGGGGCTGGGAGCTTCTCTTCGCACGATAAAGAGTTCCCTGGAAAATGAACTATCCGCTTCCAACAACCATATGGAGCAATCCAGCGAGCTGACAATCAGCAAGAGCACAGATAGAGTCTTGAAAATGAGCATGCTCGAAGCCCGGTTCATGAAAAGTCAGGAGACCGATACCGAGCACTTGTTACTGGCTATATTAAAAGAGTCGGACTCCCCTGCCGCACAGATTCTGCATACGAACGACATTACCTATGACGAAGTGTCAGCCTTTTTAAAAGGTAATGGCGACACACCTCGTGAGGAGTCGGCACAACGTCCCTCCCCTCGCGACATGGGTGCCGGGTTTACCGACGACGATGACGACGAGTTGGAAGACGAACGCAACTATCGTCGGGAACAACAAGGTGGCAGTGGCAGCAGTACTTCCACACAGCGAAGCGGCAACGACACGCCGGTGCTCGACAACTTTGGTACCGATATGACCAAAGCGGCCGAGGAGGGCCGTCTCGACCCGGTTGTAGGTCGGGATAACGAGATCGAGCGGTTGGCCCAGGTGCTGAGCCGGAGGAAAAAGAACAACCCGGTACTCATCGGTGAGCCGGGTGTAGGTAAATCGGCTATTGTCGAGGGACTTGCCCTGCGAATCGTACAGCGCAAGGTGTCGAGAGTCTTGTTTGATAAGCGGCTCATTTCACTCGATATGGCCTCGATTGTGGCCGGCACCAAGTATCGCGGCCAGTTCGAGGAGCGCATCAAGGCGATTTTGAACGAACTCTCGAAGAATCCCAATATCATCTTGTTTATCGACGAGATTCATACCATCGTCGGAGCCGGTGGAGCTACCGGTTCGCTCGATGCCGCCAACATGCTGAAACCGGCTCTGTCGCGCGGCGAAATACAGTGTATCGGTGCTACGACTCTCGACGAGTATCGCAAGAATATCGAGAAAGACGGAGCCTTGGAACGCCGGTTCCAAAAGATTATGGTCGAGCCGACTACGCCCGAAGAGACCTTGCAGATTCTCAAAAACATCAAGGGCCGTTACGAAGATCACCACAACGTGACCTACACCGACGATGCATTGGTGGCTTGTGTCAAATTGACAGACCGCTACATCAGTGACCGTAATTTCCCCGACAAGGCAATCGATGCGCTCGACGAAGCCGGGGCCCGTGTGCATGTATCGAACATCACTGTACCCAAAGAGATTGAGAGCTTGGAGGCTCAAATCGAGACCTGTCGCGAGGATAAGATTAATGCGGTAAAATCGCAGAACTATGAGTTGGCCGCCAGTTTCAGAGACAAGGAGAAGGAGTTGCAGCGTACCTTGGAAACGGCTAAGGACAACTGGGAGAAACAGATGGAGCAGCACCGCGAGATTGTCGACGAAGAGAAAGTGGCCGAGGTGGTTGCCATGATGACCGGTGTACCCGTGCAGCGTATCGCTCAGGCCGAAGGGAACAAGCTCTTGGCCATGGCCGGGGAACTGAAACGTGAGATTATCGGACAAGACGAGGCTGTCGATAAAGTGGTGAAGGCCATACAGCGCAACCGGGTGGGATTGAAAGATCCCGACAAGCCCATCGGTACTTTCATGTTCCTGGGCCCTACGGGCGTGGGTAAGACTCACTTGGCCAAGAAACTGGCCGAATATCTGTTCGACTCGAAAGATGCGCTTATCCGCATCGACATGAGTGAATACATGGAGAAATTCACCGTGTCGCGACTGGTGGGTGCACCTCCGGGATATGTGGGTTACGAGGAGGGCGGACAGCTCACCGAGAAGGTGCGTCGCAAACCCTATTCGGTAGTACTGCTCGACGAGATTGAGAAGGCTCACCCCGACGTGTTTAACCTGCTGTTGCAGGTTTTGGACGAAGGTCGGCTGACCGATAGTCTGGGGCGTAAAATCGATTTCAAGAATACGATTCTGATCATGACCTCGAATATCGGTACGCGCCAGTTGAAGGATTTCGGACAAGGTGTAGGTTTCTCGACCAACACCGTTTCGGAGAAAGACTACTCGCGCGGAGTTATCCAAAAGGCGTTGAACCGGGCCTTCTCTCCCGAGTTCCTGAACCGTATCGACGACATCATCATGTTCGATCAACTCGACAAGAAGGCCATCTTCCAGATTATCGACTTGGAATTGAGCGGTTTCTACAAACGGGTGGAGACACTGGGATACCACCTCGAAATCACCGATGCCGCCAAGAATTTCATTGCCGAGAAGGGATACGACGTTCAGTTTGGAGCTCGTCCGTTGAAACGGGCCATACAGAAGTATCTCGAAGACGAACTGGCCGAGATGATTATCCGGGCCACCGTCCAGGAGGGCGATACGATACGTGTCGATTTCGACGAGGAGAACCACAAGATTGTCTCCTCGATTATCGACTCGAAGAAAGAGTCGTGA
- the gyrA gene encoding DNA gyrase subunit A, which produces MIDQDRILKIDINQEMQSAYIDYSMSVIVARALPDVRDGFKPVHRRVLFGMDKLGNTSDKPYKKSARIVGDVLGKYHPHGDSSVYYALVRMAQPWSLRYPLVDGQGNFGSVDGDSPAAMRYTEARLSRIAEEMLRDIEKDTVDFTPNFDNTLEEPTVLPTRIPQLLVNGASGIAVGMATNMPPHNLSECIDASVALIDNRDLTIEELMQYIKAPDFPTGGIIYGFAGVKDAFETGRGRIVIRAKAEIEVDSNTGRESIIVSEIPYAVNKSELIKKIADLVEEKRLEGISNINDESDRAGMRIVIEVKKDANASVILNKLFKMTDLQSSFSVNNIALVNGRPQTLNLKQLLEAFINHRHEVVIRRTRFDLAKAEERAHILEGLIIASDHIDEVIKIVRASQTREEARTRLMERFSLSDKQAQAIVDMRIGQLTGLDQDKLRNEYADIEKMIAYYHQILSDDAVCMKVMKDELLEIKEKYGDERKTEIIYASEEFNAEDFYADDEMIITISHMGYIKRTPLSEFRAQNRGGVGAKGSNTREEDFIEYIYPASMHNYMLFFTQKGKCYWLKVYEIPEGSKSSKGRAIQNLLNIDSDDKVNAFIRVKRLQDPEYNMSHNLIFCTRKGIIKKTKLEAYSRPRQNGVNAITIREDDQVIQVRLTTGDSQIVIANRHGRAIRFHESAVREMGRNATGVKGMTLDNDDDAVVGMICVNDPEKETIMVVSEQGYGKRSLIEDYRITNRGGKGVKTLNITEKTGYLVAIKCVTDENDLVIINKSGITLRMKVADVRVMGRATQGVRLINLEKRNDEIASVCKVLSDSVDENLQDDSVTEIAE; this is translated from the coding sequence ATGATTGACCAAGATAGAATTCTAAAAATAGACATCAATCAAGAGATGCAATCGGCCTACATCGATTATTCCATGTCGGTGATTGTAGCTCGCGCCTTGCCCGATGTGCGCGACGGTTTCAAGCCGGTACACCGCCGGGTGTTGTTCGGAATGGACAAACTTGGAAACACATCGGATAAACCTTACAAGAAATCTGCGAGAATCGTCGGTGACGTGTTAGGTAAGTATCACCCGCACGGCGATTCGTCGGTATATTATGCGTTGGTACGTATGGCCCAGCCGTGGTCCTTGCGCTACCCCCTGGTCGACGGCCAGGGTAACTTCGGTTCGGTCGACGGCGACAGTCCTGCCGCCATGCGTTATACCGAAGCTCGTCTCTCGCGCATTGCCGAAGAGATGCTTCGCGACATCGAGAAGGATACGGTCGACTTTACCCCCAACTTCGATAATACGCTCGAAGAGCCTACCGTGCTGCCCACCCGCATACCCCAGTTGCTGGTAAACGGGGCGTCGGGTATCGCCGTAGGTATGGCTACCAATATGCCTCCCCACAACCTGTCGGAGTGTATTGACGCATCGGTCGCCCTGATTGACAACCGCGACCTCACCATCGAAGAGCTGATGCAATACATTAAGGCTCCTGATTTTCCCACAGGAGGTATCATCTACGGTTTTGCCGGTGTAAAAGATGCTTTTGAGACCGGACGGGGCCGTATCGTAATTCGTGCCAAAGCCGAGATCGAGGTCGACAGCAATACCGGTCGCGAATCGATTATCGTATCTGAAATTCCCTATGCCGTCAATAAGTCGGAGTTAATCAAAAAGATAGCCGACCTGGTTGAAGAGAAGCGCCTAGAAGGCATCTCGAATATCAACGACGAGTCGGACCGTGCCGGTATGCGCATCGTCATCGAAGTCAAGAAAGATGCTAACGCCAGCGTTATCTTGAACAAACTGTTCAAAATGACCGACTTGCAGTCGTCGTTCAGTGTCAACAACATTGCCTTGGTCAACGGCCGTCCTCAAACACTGAATCTGAAACAGTTGCTCGAAGCCTTTATCAATCACCGCCACGAGGTAGTTATCCGTCGCACGCGGTTCGATTTGGCCAAGGCCGAAGAACGTGCTCACATACTCGAAGGGTTGATTATCGCATCGGATCATATTGATGAGGTAATCAAAATCGTGAGAGCTTCACAAACCCGTGAAGAAGCTCGCACCCGCTTGATGGAGCGATTCTCCCTGAGTGACAAACAGGCACAGGCTATCGTCGACATGCGCATCGGACAGTTGACCGGTCTTGACCAGGACAAGCTGCGTAACGAATATGCTGACATCGAGAAGATGATTGCTTACTATCACCAAATCTTGTCGGACGATGCCGTCTGCATGAAAGTGATGAAAGACGAGCTTCTTGAAATCAAAGAGAAATACGGCGACGAGCGCAAGACCGAAATCATCTATGCTTCGGAAGAGTTCAATGCCGAAGACTTCTATGCCGATGACGAAATGATTATCACCATCTCGCACATGGGCTACATCAAACGGACCCCGCTCTCCGAATTCCGGGCTCAGAACCGCGGTGGAGTAGGTGCCAAGGGCAGCAATACCCGCGAGGAGGATTTCATCGAATACATCTATCCGGCCTCGATGCATAACTATATGCTCTTCTTCACTCAGAAAGGCAAATGCTACTGGCTCAAAGTATATGAGATACCCGAAGGCTCCAAGAGCTCCAAAGGTCGTGCCATACAGAACCTGCTCAACATCGACTCCGACGATAAGGTTAATGCCTTTATCCGCGTGAAACGATTGCAGGATCCCGAGTACAACATGTCGCACAACCTGATTTTCTGTACACGCAAGGGTATCATCAAGAAAACCAAACTCGAAGCCTATTCGCGTCCCCGCCAAAACGGTGTGAATGCCATCACCATTCGCGAAGACGATCAGGTAATACAAGTGAGACTGACCACCGGCGACAGCCAAATCGTTATCGCCAACCGTCACGGCCGCGCCATTCGATTCCACGAAAGCGCCGTGCGTGAGATGGGACGTAATGCCACCGGCGTAAAGGGTATGACCCTCGACAACGATGACGATGCCGTCGTAGGAATGATTTGCGTCAACGATCCTGAGAAAGAGACCATCATGGTCGTATCGGAACAAGGTTACGGAAAACGTTCGCTCATCGAAGATTACCGCATCACCAACCGAGGAGGTAAAGGTGTGAAAACCTTGAATATCACCGAAAAGACCGGTTATCTGGTTGCCATCAAATGCGTAACCGATGAGAACGACCTGGTTATCATCAACAAGTCGGGTATCACCCTGCGCATGAAGGTTGCCGACGTGCGGGTAATGGGCCGGGCAACACAAGGCGTCCGGTTGATTAATCTGGAAAAACGGAATGACGAAATCGCTTCGGTCTGCAAGGTTTTGTCAGACAGTGTCGACGAGAACCTGCAAGACGATAGCGTTACTGAAATTGCAGAATAA
- a CDS encoding tetratricopeptide repeat protein — MKKTTLTAVLLLSVICAFGQKKAVNRAFSEAKMENPNFQEARTDIQGALTNPETKDDAKTWYVAGFIENSSFEKDNVQKTLGIALPNGDAPMYDALVKSYDYFLQSIALDTLPNEKGKVKPKYVKDIRKILKQNLDGYINAGVYYFNQKDYKKAYDVWGIFLDIPKLSIMKDEKSGLPADSTIAILEFNRALAAMQTQDNALAIKALNAAKGNDYNRNDVYKYLVYEYEQTQDTVNLISTLQEGEKLFKDEMVEVQDRDGNPVLDENGKPKMQKENTYTLKLINLYIYGGRYDEAIATLETILAEDPENAEYWNVKGNLYESQKKYDQSIECFGKALEINPSYTDALGNMGRIYFNLAVQKNNEISAITDNVKYAEAREKEVLPLFEKSRPYYEKAYELKPENPDYKYALRNIYYNLNDAEKLKMIEGQ, encoded by the coding sequence ATGAAAAAAACAACATTAACGGCAGTATTACTGCTTTCGGTCATTTGCGCATTCGGTCAGAAGAAAGCTGTGAACCGGGCTTTCAGTGAGGCAAAAATGGAAAATCCCAATTTCCAAGAAGCTCGCACCGATATTCAAGGTGCCCTTACCAACCCCGAAACCAAAGACGATGCCAAGACTTGGTATGTAGCCGGGTTTATCGAAAACTCTTCTTTCGAGAAAGATAACGTTCAGAAGACGTTGGGAATCGCTCTTCCCAATGGAGATGCCCCCATGTACGATGCGTTGGTAAAGAGCTATGACTATTTCTTGCAATCCATAGCTTTGGATACTTTACCTAACGAAAAAGGAAAAGTAAAGCCCAAATATGTCAAGGATATTCGTAAGATCTTGAAACAAAACCTCGATGGCTATATCAATGCCGGTGTCTATTATTTCAATCAGAAAGACTATAAAAAGGCCTATGACGTATGGGGTATTTTCCTGGATATACCCAAACTTTCCATTATGAAAGATGAGAAATCGGGGCTTCCTGCCGATTCGACGATTGCCATATTGGAATTCAACCGGGCTTTGGCTGCCATGCAGACTCAGGACAATGCGTTGGCCATTAAAGCTTTGAATGCAGCCAAAGGGAATGATTATAATCGAAACGATGTTTACAAATATCTGGTCTATGAATATGAGCAGACACAGGATACTGTCAACCTGATTAGTACGCTTCAAGAAGGTGAGAAGTTGTTCAAAGACGAAATGGTCGAGGTTCAGGATAGAGACGGTAATCCCGTACTGGACGAAAACGGCAAACCTAAAATGCAAAAGGAAAATACCTACACCTTGAAGCTGATCAATCTCTACATATATGGTGGAAGATATGATGAAGCCATTGCTACGCTTGAAACGATTTTGGCCGAAGACCCTGAAAATGCCGAGTACTGGAATGTAAAAGGGAACCTGTATGAATCGCAAAAGAAGTATGACCAATCGATTGAATGCTTCGGGAAAGCACTTGAAATTAATCCTTCTTACACCGATGCATTAGGCAATATGGGTCGTATCTACTTCAACCTGGCTGTGCAAAAGAACAATGAGATCAGTGCTATAACCGATAACGTAAAATATGCCGAGGCTCGTGAGAAAGAGGTTCTTCCGTTGTTTGAGAAATCTCGTCCCTATTACGAAAAAGCATACGAATTGAAGCCCGAAAATCCCGACTACAAATATGCCCTCCGTAATATTTATTACAATTTGAACGATGCCGAAAAACTGAAAATGATAGAAGGCCAATAA